One genomic window of Piscinibacter gummiphilus includes the following:
- a CDS encoding site-specific integrase, giving the protein MYTEDLFLPIGAAKAKGDFEEAFDRWQADISAADVLTRSSSVGYYASIWKALTDWCVVQDPLVTLDNIVERDLVEYLNQRRAENGDAYTTRHAWRVLHLVDRVLQHRALVKDVPYRDAAARVIESREQIKHANVDENQAALSYLNGEEAAILVRYLRGVRPGALGRRKLRDWQDLRNLAAVALHVGAGLTAGEVRALPLKAPIVEGGPIKDVPWKLVVPGNGNRSSRETPLARWAGDILLYWLNERRDLRREWVRQQKEAKLPTEELMEGKPAPQFLFPAWKWKQWGKVSHYDAVQKVLDSAGIVRHGGARMLRNTFALRQLKRGTSKADLAMYMGITDPEVLDRYERVVQVDDVVV; this is encoded by the coding sequence ATGTACACGGAAGATCTGTTCTTGCCCATCGGGGCGGCGAAAGCCAAGGGTGACTTCGAAGAGGCGTTCGATCGTTGGCAGGCGGACATCTCCGCGGCCGACGTCCTCACGAGGTCGTCCAGCGTCGGCTACTACGCGTCAATCTGGAAGGCCCTCACCGACTGGTGCGTCGTTCAGGATCCGCTCGTGACGCTCGACAACATCGTCGAGCGCGACCTGGTCGAATATCTCAATCAGAGACGGGCCGAGAACGGCGATGCCTACACGACTCGTCACGCGTGGCGTGTGCTGCACTTGGTCGACCGCGTGCTTCAGCATCGCGCGCTGGTCAAGGACGTTCCTTACCGCGACGCCGCAGCCCGTGTCATCGAAAGTCGAGAACAGATCAAGCATGCCAACGTCGATGAAAACCAGGCGGCGCTTTCATATCTCAACGGTGAAGAAGCGGCCATCCTGGTTCGCTACTTGCGCGGGGTGCGCCCCGGCGCGCTCGGCAGACGAAAGCTTCGCGACTGGCAAGATCTGCGCAACCTCGCCGCCGTTGCCTTGCATGTCGGCGCAGGCCTCACCGCCGGCGAGGTTCGCGCGCTCCCCCTGAAAGCACCCATCGTCGAAGGCGGGCCCATCAAGGACGTCCCTTGGAAGCTCGTGGTACCGGGCAACGGCAACCGCAGCAGCCGTGAGACACCGCTGGCCAGGTGGGCCGGCGACATCCTGCTCTATTGGCTCAATGAGAGGCGCGATCTGCGCCGAGAGTGGGTGAGGCAGCAGAAGGAGGCGAAACTCCCTACCGAGGAGTTGATGGAGGGCAAGCCCGCGCCTCAGTTCCTCTTTCCCGCCTGGAAGTGGAAACAGTGGGGGAAGGTCTCCCACTACGATGCCGTTCAAAAGGTTCTCGACTCAGCGGGCATCGTTCGTCACGGTGGTGCTCGCATGCTGAGAAACACATTCGCACTTCGCCAACTCAAGCGCGGTACTTCCAAGGCGGATCTGGCCATGTACATGGGCATCACCGATCCGGAAGTACTTGATCGATACGAACGCGTTGTGCAGGTGGACGACGTTGTCGTCTAG
- a CDS encoding MFS transporter — translation MSTEPERTASLKAHLVVTSAAVAAFSPLYCLQALYPAISTRFSGDVGLAASLLTTTTLALAVVSLISGRPAAAHGPRAAVLWALMSTVVSTVGLGLADSTSILICWRLVQGVTIAVGLSSLISSLGMLAPTGAASLASSYSTGIILGGILGRLVPAALMDWGWTPAFMAFALIQGLLMAVVWWALPRSDMSEDRVVKLEPIQQWLKSLLPVFRNDIPHLAVGGAVLMISQAAATSMVSIHLSQEPFNWSTAQLGLLYLVFAPALVVVRFVPGLIQRIGPLWLQVLATNLLLAGLLTTLGGGSGQIVAGMAIFCAAVFTSQTVFAYLLNTVDPSVRQKASSCYLASYYLGASIGAAAPATVWNEYGWPGTVALVVLVQLAGAVLAFGFIRRRQSVLAESHRDGGISAMPNAGDTRQP, via the coding sequence TTGAGCACCGAGCCTGAACGGACAGCGAGTCTCAAAGCGCACCTGGTGGTGACATCGGCGGCCGTTGCTGCCTTCTCGCCTCTCTACTGCCTCCAGGCGCTGTACCCAGCGATCTCGACGCGCTTCTCAGGCGACGTGGGGTTGGCGGCATCGCTTCTGACGACGACAACGCTGGCGTTGGCGGTCGTTTCGCTCATTTCAGGTCGGCCCGCCGCGGCGCACGGTCCGCGAGCCGCAGTGCTTTGGGCCTTGATGTCGACGGTCGTGTCGACAGTTGGCTTGGGCCTGGCCGACAGCACTTCCATCCTCATCTGTTGGCGCCTCGTCCAAGGCGTGACGATCGCAGTCGGGTTGTCGTCCCTCATCAGCAGCCTTGGGATGCTCGCGCCCACGGGAGCTGCGTCGTTGGCCTCGAGCTATTCCACTGGAATCATTTTGGGAGGGATCCTCGGCCGATTGGTGCCAGCCGCTTTGATGGACTGGGGCTGGACGCCGGCATTCATGGCCTTCGCCTTGATCCAAGGCTTGCTGATGGCCGTGGTTTGGTGGGCTTTGCCTCGGTCGGACATGAGCGAAGACCGAGTGGTGAAGTTGGAGCCCATCCAGCAGTGGTTGAAATCGCTACTGCCAGTTTTCAGAAATGACATACCTCATCTGGCCGTGGGTGGCGCTGTGCTCATGATTTCTCAAGCGGCAGCGACGAGCATGGTGTCAATTCACTTATCCCAAGAACCATTCAATTGGTCAACTGCACAGTTGGGCTTGCTTTATCTGGTATTCGCTCCGGCTTTGGTTGTCGTTAGATTCGTGCCTGGTTTGATACAGCGGATTGGGCCCCTGTGGTTACAAGTCCTTGCAACTAACCTCCTACTTGCGGGGTTGCTAACCACGCTGGGTGGGGGTAGTGGACAAATTGTGGCGGGCATGGCCATCTTTTGTGCGGCCGTCTTCACCTCACAGACCGTCTTCGCCTACCTGCTCAACACAGTCGATCCGAGCGTTAGGCAGAAAGCAAGCTCCTGCTATCTGGCGAGTTATTACCTCGGTGCATCGATAGGAGCAGCTGCACCAGCGACGGTGTGGAACGAATATGGATGGCCAGGTACCGTGGCGTTGGTGGTACTGGTTCAACTGGCTGGCGCAGTCCTTGCCTTCGGTTTCATCCGGCGACGGCAAAGTGTGTTGGCCGAAAGCCACAGGGATGGGGGTATTTCGGCAATGCCTAACGCGGGAGACACACGCCAGCCTTAA
- a CDS encoding TauD/TfdA family dioxygenase, producing MKEFSDSIGQALKQHVAVYLSSVGIKDFSPSERAILAYAACLCLGNPTPTDSKQVIWDVKARARESQYITTFSETDHEAAYHTDTQYFPVPERLFALYCIQPARCNGGHSSILDARALREDLKQNHPRLLEALTSKTFPFRVPSAFASSLDPGLADVTLAPIFSSDVFMRYRLDMLEKGFQCVPELHDSEARWAIDQLEKLIKKTPNQAEFFMAEDSMVLVDNHLALHARTAFSDHERHLVRIRMRTEDQTVNNGKARMIQRRVEQAQRVHS from the coding sequence ATGAAGGAATTCAGTGACAGCATCGGCCAGGCGCTCAAACAACACGTCGCGGTGTACCTGTCGAGCGTGGGTATCAAAGACTTCTCTCCAAGCGAACGCGCGATCCTTGCGTACGCAGCTTGCCTGTGCCTCGGCAACCCAACGCCAACCGACTCGAAGCAGGTGATATGGGACGTGAAGGCAAGGGCTCGCGAGAGCCAGTACATCACCACCTTCTCAGAGACCGATCACGAGGCTGCGTACCACACGGACACGCAGTATTTCCCGGTGCCAGAGCGGCTGTTTGCCCTTTACTGCATCCAGCCGGCGCGCTGCAACGGGGGCCACTCGAGCATCCTCGACGCTCGGGCCTTGCGGGAAGATCTGAAGCAGAACCACCCGCGACTCCTGGAGGCGCTGACCAGCAAGACGTTCCCATTTCGGGTGCCGTCCGCTTTCGCGTCGTCACTTGATCCAGGCCTTGCCGATGTGACACTGGCGCCGATCTTCTCTTCTGACGTCTTCATGAGGTACCGGCTCGACATGCTGGAGAAGGGCTTCCAGTGCGTGCCTGAGCTGCACGACAGTGAGGCGCGGTGGGCGATCGACCAGCTCGAGAAGCTGATCAAGAAGACTCCGAATCAAGCGGAGTTCTTCATGGCAGAGGACTCGATGGTTCTTGTCGACAACCACCTTGCTCTTCACGCGCGCACAGCCTTCTCTGACCATGAGAGGCACCTGGTTCGTATCCGAATGAGGACCGAAGATCAGACGGTCAACAATGGCAAGGCGAGGATGATTCAACGTCGGGTGGAACAAGCACAACGAGTTCACAGCTGA